Genomic window (Gasterosteus aculeatus chromosome 13, fGasAcu3.hap1.1, whole genome shotgun sequence):
AATTGCTAAAGATTAGGCACTTAAGTCAAACAAAGTAGCACACAGACAtaaacagacacatacacacacacgcatagccCCCTTTCCCTCTCCTTGGTATATAAAATGTCAGTTTGAAAGAGCTCATAGTTGCTCCAACTCACTGCCTCACACACAATTGTGTACCGCACAACCGTTTGTCAGTCTCTGCCACATCCGCCAGCCGTGTGATGCCGGCAACACAATTAGTTTTTCCCCtaaacattacaaataaaacatttctacaCGTGTCCTTCAGTGCGCCGAGTCCAGCACGGCATCTCCAGGACGCAGGCGAAGGAGTCCGCGCCTTTCACCCCCGGCAGAGGACGTCGGTCTCGAACTGCAGCAGCTGCCCCATGAAGCCCAGGTTGGGGGAGATGACCTGCCGCCGGCGCTTCACAAAGTCGAAGGCCTCGTCCAGCTTGACGCGCTGCGTGTGCATGAGGTAGGCCAGGCAGATGGTGGCGGAGCGGGAGATACCTGCCTGGCAATGCACCAGCACGCGACCACCGCTCTGCTTCACGGAGTCTGCGGGCGGAGACGGAAAGAGGAGGACGGATCAGGACGCTGCGTTTGACACCAGGTCCTGTGACGTCactgacagtgttttttttttattttttatttccccgGAACGTTTACACTGAATGACTGCGAGGTACAGGTACAGGTTGAGGagcaaactaaaaacaaaatgtttatttcatttctaaTCTTGTACAGCTTAATGTAATTGTTTGGGAATCAAGAGACTACACCGTTGGACCATAAATCCTGGCTAAAGAATAGATTACAGTTTACAAGCTGCTCAGGGAAATGTTTTGAATATCTCACATTTCACCGAGAGTGCCAAAAGACTTTGGGGGAattggctgtgtgtttgtagagTACACTGGCTCTGGTAAACACTGCCGGGTGTTTAGGGAGAGACACTCACCGATGAAGGCGATAGCCGTGGAGAAGCAGGCTCTGATGTCAGCGGCTAGGCTGTCCTCCACCGTGAGCCGCAGGTACTCAAAGTCCCCCTCGTAGAAGTTCTGGCACGTGGAGGAGACGTTGAGCACGGCGGTGATGCCCGCTGCAGCCAGGGTCTCTCTGCGGGAGGAATGGACGGCGCTGCCCAAAAACAGGAATGGCAGCAGCTCCACGGGGCCCCCCTGCAATTGACACAAAACAAGAATAATCACAATGCAGTTCGgcctttttaaaattctttctctcttatttatatgtatgtatatgtacatcTTTTTTGTATGGCCGTTTGGTATGCGCTTACCTGATCGTATGCTGGTGTCGTCCGACCCGTCACTGCCGGTTCTGGTTCCACTGCAGGGAGGCGATCGCTGGCTGAGCTGTAACAGAGCTCTGGATAGGCCTCGGCAAATCCATCAAATCCACCTGGATGGAGGTCACATAGTATCAGCTGAGCCCCAAGCTTTCACCAAAGTActtcttaaaaaatgtatatacagaTATATCGTTTTTTTAGATTACTAGTTCGTTTTAACACTCACAAATaccat
Coding sequences:
- the dusp2 gene encoding dual specificity protein phosphatase 2 → MTSSSEPLEIAGNELVHILRTPRDRYCSAGSVVLDCRPFLDFAFAHICESRNVNWNSMMRRRSKSSAVALEWLIPDKALLGRLRRGDFSPVVVVDESSRSVAELRPESVGQMLLTALRNEVQTQICFLQGGFDGFAEAYPELCYSSASDRLPAVEPEPAVTGRTTPAYDQGGPVELLPFLFLGSAVHSSRRETLAAAGITAVLNVSSTCQNFYEGDFEYLRLTVEDSLAADIRACFSTAIAFIDSVKQSGGRVLVHCQAGISRSATICLAYLMHTQRVKLDEAFDFVKRRRQVISPNLGFMGQLLQFETDVLCRG